A segment of the Arcobacter sp. CECT 8983 genome:
AATAAATAAAGTATTTGACAATATAAAATCTTTTGTATTATAATACATACTATAATATGTATAGGAGTACACATGAATCTGTTGCAATATAAATCAGATGAGATGGTTTCATCTACAGAGTTAATTAGAAAGAGTAAAAACATCTTTAATAAGCTTCAAAAAAAAGAGATTGAGAAGGCTGTAATATTAAGAGATGGTAAACCTCAGTTTATGCTTTTAGATTTTGATACTTATGAAGAGTTGATGAGTGAATACCTATCTTTAAAACAACTTTTAGAAAAAGATGAAAAAAAAGTTAAAAAGAATAAAGTAAAAAAAGTTGAAATTGAAGAAGAACTTTTACAAATTGATGATTCTTATGATGATGAAGAAGAGATAAAAAAAGATGAATTGGAAGAAGCTTTAGCTCAAATAGAAAAATTAGGACTAGAAGAAAAAAGTGATGAAATCTTAGAAACAAAAGATGATTTAGAGATTGAAATTGATATTAAAGAGATTAATAAAGAGAAACAACCTTTAAAAGATTTCTGGGAGTAAATATTAAAGTATAGATTTAGAATCAATAAAAGAATTGTTTAACTTTTATTTTAAGAAAGAAATTACTATTTAGGATTTTAATGCACTCTAAATACAATTTGGTTAAAATTAGCTTTTTTAAAGGGTTTTATATTGAAATATAATTGTATTGATTTTTTTTGCGGATGTGGTGGTTTAAGTTTAGGTTTTAAACAAGCTGGGTTTAACATAATTATGGGAATTGATTCTGATGAAAATGCCATAAAAACATATAATAAGAATTTTAATAATGTTGGCTATAGACTTGATGTTTTAGATGTTAATGGTAAAGAAATTTTAAAAAAACTTCCAAAAGATACAAAAGTAGATGTACTAATTGGTGGTCCTCCTTGTCAAGGATTTTCAGCTGCAAATCAATGGACAAAAGATAATGACGATGATAGAAATAAGTTGGTTTTATATTATGCCAAACATATCGAATACTTAGAACCAAAAATGTTTTTAGTTGAAAATGTGAAAGGAATGCTAGCCCCGTCAAAAGTTCATATAAAAGATCAAATTTTAAAAATATTTGATAAAATTGGTTACACTATACATGGTCCAGAAATACTAAATGCCGCAGATTATTTAGTGCCACAAAAAAGAGAAAGAGTATTTTTTATTGGAACAAAGAAAGGTTACAACTTTAAATTCCCAGAAAAAAAAGACATTAAATATACTGTAAAAGATGCTATTTCTGATTTATATATTTTTGAAGATAAACAAGATGATGAACCAATTAAACATAAATTGAAAACTGAAAGTGTTTATCAAAAGTTAATAAGAGAAAATTCTGAAATTGTATATAATCATCATCCAAAACTTCCTGCTGAAATTACACAACTTAAAATTAGTCATGTACCTCAAGGTGGTAATTGGAAAGATATACCACTAGATGTAATAGGGAATAATAGAAGTAATAGACATTCTAGTGCATATAAAAGATTAAGTGAAAAAGAACCTTCAATAACTATAGATACAGGCAATGCTCATTCAAACTATTTTCATCCTCTATTTAATAGAATACCTTCTGTAAGAGAAGCTGCTAGACTACAATCATTCCCTGATACTTTTATTTTTGAAGGACCGAGGGGTAGTCAATATAGGCAAGTTGGAAATGCAGTTCCTCCCCTATTATCAAAAGCTATCGCTGAAGAATTTATGAAATCATTAGGGAATTACAATGAATAAAATTGATTTATTTTGTGGATGTGGTGGATTAAGTTTAGGGTTTAAACAAGCTGGATTTAATAATTTATTTTCAATTGATTTTTGGCCTGATGCAATTGAAACTTATAATCATAATATGCCAAATTCAAATGCATATTGTGAATGTCTTGATGAAGATATAGTGGAAAAATTAGATAAATATTACAATGGAGAAGAAATACATACAATAATTGGAGGACCACCTTGTCAAGGATTCTCAACTGTTGGGACTAATAGGTTAGGGAAAAGAGATGTTGAAGACCCAAGAAATTACTTATATCAACACTTTTTAAAATTTGTTAAACATCATAGACCTTATTGCGTTTTAATTGAAAATGTAAAAGGTATGAAAACTTTAGATAAAGGTAGATACTTAAATCATATAATTTCTGAAATAAAAGAAATGGGTTATAACGTAAAATATGAGATTTTAAATGCATCAGAATATGGAGTACCTCAAAGTAGATATAGACTCTTTATTGTTGGTTATTTGATGGATAATTTTGAATTCCCAAAGCCTGTAGATTATAAAGTTACAACTAGTGAAGCTATCTCTGACTTACCAAGTTTAGATGTATATTCAGATTTAAAAGATTGTCCAACCAGTTTTGTATATTCTAAGAAGTTAACTGATTATCAAGTCCTTTTAAAAGGAAAATCAAAACTAATTTTTAATCACGAACCTACAAATCATACTGAACAAACAAAAGATATAATATCAAAAATTAAAGATGGTGGAAGAATAACAGATTTACCAGAAGAATATTGGAATATTAGAAAATATAACAAGTCTTTTCAAAGAATGAACAGTTGTGAACCATCACATACAATAGATACAGGTCACAGAAATTACTTTCATTATAAAGAAAATAGAGTACCTTCTGTGAGAGAATGTGCAAGAATACAATCTTTTCCTGATAATTTTATTTTTTTAAAATCTAAAACTAGTCAATATAAACAAGTAGGAAATGCTGTACCTCCAATATTAGCAAATAAATTGGCTATTCAAATCAAAAAATATATTGAACTTGAAGATATTGAGAAATTGAGAGAAAAAAGAAAAAAACTGATTAAAGGTTAAATATGTTAAAAAAATATAAAGTAGAAAAAGAAACAGATTTTGTAATTAATTTAAGTAAATATGATGTTTTAAAATACATTTTAAAACAATACTTATCAAAATTTTTCAATGAATTAGATAATATAAACAATCAAGAATTAATAAGTCAAAAAACAATTCTATTAGACGAATTAATAAAAGACAATAAAGATGATTATTTAGAATTTGAAATTGCAGATAAATATTATTTTCTACTTAATGTTTATAAATTTGATTATTTTGATAATTTAATAACTTATAGTAAAGAAATTTTAGGAATAACTGTAAAAGAGGATGAAGAAAGTACAGAAAAACTTAATAATATTAAAAAAAATGTATCTTTAAACCAAATATTTTTTGGACCTCCAGGTACTGGAAAAACATATAATGTTGTTAATGAAAGTTTAAAAATTCTTGGTGAAGATTCTTCTAATTTATCAAATGTAGAAAAATTTGACAAATTATATAGTTTAAATCCAAAGTTACTGAATGATGATAAGTTAAAACCTGGCAAAAAAATTTATAGAAATTTATCTTATCCTATTTCAACTATTTTAAAAATCTTTGATAAAAATAATACTGTATCAATGACTAAAGAAGAAATAATTGAGTCTGCTATGAATGATTATCATTTAAGTTGGAGCGGACCATCAACTATAAGTCAAAACACAAGACCACTTTTACATTTTAATTTATTAGAAAAAAATAATAACTCGTTTGAATTGACAGACAAAGGGAAAGAGTTTTTATCTGAATATAAAACTATAAATTTTTCTAATGAAATGATTACTTCTTTAAAAAACTACATAGTATCAAGTCTAAGAAATACCACTTTAAACGATATAAACTTAGTTAAAAATATGATTTTATGTACATTAAGATGGTTTTATGAAGATAAAATCATTAGTGATGCTTCAAATACAATTAAATTACTTAAGTATTATAACTATGAAAATATGAGTTATGGTTATATTTTTCCATATTTAATGGAATTAAACCTAATTGAAAAAAAAGATACTAATTTTTCTATAACTAACTATGGAGAAGAACTTGTAGAAAGTTTAACTATTTTAAAAGATATAGATGATGGAAAAGAAAACAAACAAATTAAGTTTAATAGATTAAATGAAATTGGGAAAATAGAATTTGTTACATTTCATCAAAGCTTTTCTTATGAAGAATTTATTGAAGGAATTAGACCTGAAGTAGTAAAAACTAGTGATGGGAAAAATGAAATTACATATAATGTAAAAAATGGTATTTTCAAAAATATATCAAATGCTGCAATAAAAAATCCTGATGAAAATTTTGTTCTAATAATAGATGAGATTAATAGAGGAAATATTTCAAATATCTTTGGTGAACTGATTACACTTTTGGAAAACACAAAAAGAAAAGGTAATAAAGATGCATTGAGTATAAAG
Coding sequences within it:
- a CDS encoding DNA cytosine methyltransferase, coding for MKYNCIDFFCGCGGLSLGFKQAGFNIIMGIDSDENAIKTYNKNFNNVGYRLDVLDVNGKEILKKLPKDTKVDVLIGGPPCQGFSAANQWTKDNDDDRNKLVLYYAKHIEYLEPKMFLVENVKGMLAPSKVHIKDQILKIFDKIGYTIHGPEILNAADYLVPQKRERVFFIGTKKGYNFKFPEKKDIKYTVKDAISDLYIFEDKQDDEPIKHKLKTESVYQKLIRENSEIVYNHHPKLPAEITQLKISHVPQGGNWKDIPLDVIGNNRSNRHSSAYKRLSEKEPSITIDTGNAHSNYFHPLFNRIPSVREAARLQSFPDTFIFEGPRGSQYRQVGNAVPPLLSKAIAEEFMKSLGNYNE
- a CDS encoding DNA cytosine methyltransferase; protein product: MNKIDLFCGCGGLSLGFKQAGFNNLFSIDFWPDAIETYNHNMPNSNAYCECLDEDIVEKLDKYYNGEEIHTIIGGPPCQGFSTVGTNRLGKRDVEDPRNYLYQHFLKFVKHHRPYCVLIENVKGMKTLDKGRYLNHIISEIKEMGYNVKYEILNASEYGVPQSRYRLFIVGYLMDNFEFPKPVDYKVTTSEAISDLPSLDVYSDLKDCPTSFVYSKKLTDYQVLLKGKSKLIFNHEPTNHTEQTKDIISKIKDGGRITDLPEEYWNIRKYNKSFQRMNSCEPSHTIDTGHRNYFHYKENRVPSVRECARIQSFPDNFIFLKSKTSQYKQVGNAVPPILANKLAIQIKKYIELEDIEKLREKRKKLIKG
- a CDS encoding AAA family ATPase, with the translated sequence MLKKYKVEKETDFVINLSKYDVLKYILKQYLSKFFNELDNINNQELISQKTILLDELIKDNKDDYLEFEIADKYYFLLNVYKFDYFDNLITYSKEILGITVKEDEESTEKLNNIKKNVSLNQIFFGPPGTGKTYNVVNESLKILGEDSSNLSNVEKFDKLYSLNPKLLNDDKLKPGKKIYRNLSYPISTILKIFDKNNTVSMTKEEIIESAMNDYHLSWSGPSTISQNTRPLLHFNLLEKNNNSFELTDKGKEFLSEYKTINFSNEMITSLKNYIVSSLRNTTLNDINLVKNMILCTLRWFYEDKIISDASNTIKLLKYYNYENMSYGYIFPYLMELNLIEKKDTNFSITNYGEELVESLTILKDIDDGKENKQIKFNRLNEIGKIEFVTFHQSFSYEEFIEGIRPEVVKTSDGKNEITYNVKNGIFKNISNAAIKNPDENFVLIIDEINRGNISNIFGELITLLENTKRKGNKDALSIKLPYSNEIFSVPNNLYVIATMNTVDRSIGLIDNALRRRFTFIEYPPLSKLITSIDGIDLIEFFTTLNKRISFLLDDNHKLGHAYFMSIKNEKDLNILLKDKIIPLLQEYFYDEWDKIALVFADNDAWGKKEEEKIIQKNSATDVNELFGESDLNGYEDKIVYQVNENLLKANLSLDILKLIYEKPTR